The Chanodichthys erythropterus isolate Z2021 chromosome 12, ASM2448905v1, whole genome shotgun sequence genome contains a region encoding:
- the gucy1a1 gene encoding guanylate cyclase soluble subunit alpha-1, translating to MFCAKLKDLKIAGECPFSMVVGNEEPADFKESDAVNVVPVSREVQGNITNILPRRKISRSKVNLHSLGESIRKLVCPEFEKLRNALFRVMKQKIDMTCPVACSSDVSQKLDNAEQLSDVMRNYSLKTGIPMDALKISLGLEVFRDCYEEDGHILRVVGGALHDFLNSFNVLLKQSTPPTPEVQHYIRQASILCLDKDPGLLTVYYFNPLPTTELFFPGIIQAAACLLYCTRVEVRMDVGGKDSGALQANHQPHLLYSVVVRDGRSLTPSPMRTHSSGDIPLSLLYSTFPFHILLDQEMGLMQIGDGLRRRLGRCRDGQRRPVFNEHFAIVSPEIRASFQDILTMLNTQFVLRVKHHGASSADSPGKHMDLKGQMIFMSEMSALLFLGSPCVDKLEELTGRGLYLSDIPIHNALRDVVLVGEQTKAQDGLKKRLGKAKAALEQAHQALEEEKRRTVELLFTIFPGNVAQRLWQGLPVQAKKFDHVTVLFSDIVGFTATCSRCTPMQVVNMLSELYTRFDHHCGELDVYKVETIGDAYCVAGGLHKESPTHAVQIALMALKMMELSDEVTTPMGEIIKMRIGIHSGSVLAGVVGVKMPRYCLFGNNVTLANKFESCSLPRKINVSPTTYRLLKDCPEFTLIPRRREDLPPNFPSDIPGVCYFLQARDQKTSAASRGCVTEETQPSG from the exons ATGTTTTGCGCTAAACTGAAAGATCTGAAGATTGCGGGTGAATGTCCCTTCTCTATGGTCGTGGGTAATGAGGAACCCGCGGACTTTAAGGAAAGCGATGCGGTGAATGTTGTGCCAGTATCCAGAGAGGTGCAGGGCAATATCACAAACATTCTGCCCAGACGCAAAATAAGCCGGAGCAAAGTTAATCTGCATTCACTGGGCGAGAGCATCCGAAAGCTGGTGTGCCCGGAG ttCGAGAAATTACGAAATGCATTGTTCAGAGTTATGAAACAGAAGATAGACATGACCTG CCCTGTAGCATGCAGTTCTGATGTATCTCAGAAACTGGACAATGCTGAACAATTATCTGATGTCATGAGAAACTACTCCCTTAAAACAG GTATCCCCATGGATGCGCTTAAGATTTCTCTGGGTCTGGAAGTGTTTCGGGACTGTTATGAGGAGGATGGTCATATTCTTAGAGTGGTGGGGGGAGCTCTCCATGATTTTCTCAACAGCTTCAATGTTCTCTTAAAGCAAAGCACACCACCCACCCCTGAAGTACAGCATTACATCCGCCAAGCCTCCATCCTCTGTTTAGACAAAGATCCAGGACTCCTGACCGTCTATTACTTCAATCCCCTCCCCACGACCGAGCTCTTCTTCCCGGGTATCATCCAGGCGGCGGCGTGTTTGCTCTACTGCACACGGGTAGAAGTCAGAATGGATGTTGGGGGTAAAGACAGTGGTGCTCTACAGGCCAATCATCAGCCCCATCTGCTGTACTCGGTGGTAGTGAGAGATGGCAGGAGCCTCACACCAAGCCCCATGAGGACACACTCGTCTGGAGACATTCCCCTCTCGCTGCTCTACTCTACTTTTCCATTCCATATTCTCCTGGATCAGGAAATGGGCTTGATGCAGATTGGAGATGGTTTGAGGAGGAGGCTCGGGCGATGTAGAGATGGTCAAAGGAGACCTGTTTTCAATGAGCACTTTGCCATTGTGTCACCTGAAATACGAGCCAGCTTCCAGGATATTTTGACCATGCTTAACACCCAGTTCGTGCTACGGGTGAAACATCATGGAGCGAGCTCTGCTGACAGCCCTGGAAAg CATATGGACCTGAAGGGGCAGATGATCTTCATGTCAGAAATGAGCGCTCTCCTCTTCCTCGGCTCACCGTGTGTGGATAAGCTGGAGGAGTTGACAGGCCGGGGCCTCTACCTCTCTGACATTCCCATCCACAATGCACTACGAGATGTTGTTCTGGTTGGGGAGCAGACCAAGGCCCAGGATGGACTAAAAAAACGCCTGGGCAAAGCCAAAGCTGCCCTGGAACAGGCACACCAGGCCCTGGAAGAAGAAAAGAGGCGAACGGTAGAGCTGCTCTTCACAATATTCCCAGGGAACGTCGCCCAGCGCTTGTGGCAGGGACTTCCTGTGCAGGCGAAAAAGTTTGATCATGTCACCGTGCTGTTCTCAGATATTGTGGGCTTCACTGCGACCTGTTCACGATGTACGCCCATGCAAGTGGTAAACATGCTCAGTGAGCTCTACACTAGGTTTGATCACCACTGCGGTGAGCTGGATGTGTATAAG GTGGAAACCATCGGCGATGCGTACTGTGTAGCTGGAGGATTACACAAAGAGAGTCCGACCCATGCTGTCCAGATTGCTCTCATGGCTCTGAAGATGATGGAATTGTCGGATGAGGTCACGACTCCCATGGGGGAGATAATCAAG ATGCGTATCGGGATCCACTCTGGCTCGGTTTTGGCAGGTGTGGTCGGGGTTAAAATGCCCCGCTATTGCCTTTTTGGCAATAACGTCACATTAGCCAACAAGTTTGAGTCCTGTAGCCTGCCAAGAAAGATTAACGTCAGTCCCaccacatacag ATTGTTAAAAGATTGTCCAGAGTTCACTCTCATCCCCCGGAGAAGAGAGGATCTTCCGCCCAACTTCCCCAGTGACATCCCTGGAGTTTGTTACTTCCTCCAGGCTCGTGATCAAAAGACAAGTGCTGCTTCCAGAGGCTGCGTTACAGAGGAAACTCAGCCCAGTGGATGA